CGTCAAGGTGATCGGTCTGCGGTCCGGGCTCGTTGTGGCGACGATTTCGACAGGGACGACGGCGAACCGCGCGGACGAACTCGCGTACGATCCTGCGGACCATCTCGTCGTGATTGCCAATAACGCGGACGACCCGCCGTTCATCACGTTTATCTCCACGACGGACCGGCGCGTCGTCGGCAAGATCGCGTATGCCGACGCCACCGACGGCATCGAGCAGGCGGTGTACGAACCGAAGAGCGGCATGTTTTACCTCAGCGTCCCGGAGACCAAGGCGCAGCCGGGCGGACGCATCGACCGCATCGACCCGAAGACGATGAAGATCGTCGCGAGCTTCCCCGTCGACGCCTGCCACCCCGGCGGCTTGACTGTTGGACCCCAGCAGCGCCTGCTGATCGGATGCAGCGACTTTTACCCGAACGTGCCGGGCCGGTCGATCGTGATCGACTCGAACGACGGACACGTCGTGGCCACGATCACGCAAGTGGGCGCATCCGACGAGGTGTGGTACAACCCGGGGGACAACCACTACTATCTCGCAGCGCGCAACTGGACCGCGAACGGCATGAAGGGCGGGCCGGTGACGCCCGTGCTCGGCATCGTCGACGCGGCCACGAACCAGTGGATCCAGAACGTGCCGACCGGAAACGCGGCGCACTCGGTGGCCGTGGACTCGTCGAATAATCACATTTTCGTTCCCGTGCCCAACGGGATCGCCGTGTTCGGGAAGTAGCACCGTCCCGGCCGCGGGATCGCGGTCCGGCCGTCCGTTGTAATCTCGCCGCGCCGCCGGAACTGATCCGGCGGCGCGGTCCCTATTGACCGTCCCGATCCGAGGAACGCCGGCGGTTGCCGGAGACATATAACTATCTTGACATCTATACATATAAATGCTACGGTGCCGGTACGCCAGTTTCGGGAGGCGAGAGGCATGCTCAACCGCATCGAACTGATCGGCCGCCTGACCAGGGATCCGGAACTCCGGTACGTGGCCAACGGACACGCGATGGCGCAGTTCACGGTCGCGGTCAACCGCGACTTCAAGAACGCCGCGGGCGAGCGCGAGGCCGACTTCATCCGCTGCGTCACTTGGCGCAAGCTGGCCGAACAGGTCGGCCAGTACTGCGGCAAAGGCCGTCTCGTCGCGGTGGAGGGGCGGCTGCAGACGCGCAATTACGAGCAGCCCGACGGCTCGCGACGTACCCTGACCGAGGTCATCGGCGACCGGGTCTGGTTCCTCGACAGCCGCCGCGCCGAGGGCGACGGCAACGGCCAGCAGACGGAAGGCGACGCGCAGGAATCGCAGCCGGAACTGATCGGCGATCCAGAGGAGGGGGCCCTCGAGACCGTCGTGGACACGTAGCACTTTTGGCCCGTGGCGGGGCCGCAGCCGGCGGAACAAGTTCGGGCCGCCGCCGGCGAACGGCAGGCGCGGCCCCGCCGCCGCCACGGCTCTCCCGGTCCCGCTCCGGTCGCGGTGTTTCCCCGTGAGCCCGCGCGGCGCTGCGCGCCCCGCTTCGTCCATCGTGATGCTCGGTCCCTTGCCCGAGGCGCGAATCCGGCGCCTACCCGATGCGCCGGCGTCGGACGCCGCGGTACGGTGGACGAGGGATTGAATCGATGGTGACACGGTCTCTTGCGCCGGGGCGGCCGGGTTCTGTCCGCGCGCCGTCGCAGCCAACGCCTCCGGGTGAGGCGTCGCCGCCCGGGCAACTCTTGCCCGCGGCGCAGCCGCTGCTCTGCCTGGCGAGCCTCCTGGCCGGCTGGCTGGTGGGCGGCACGGCGTCCCAGTGGGGCGGCCCGCTCTATGTCATCGCGTATCTCGCCGGCGGAACGGGCAGCGCCGTCACCGCGTGGACGGCGCTGCGCCGCGGCCGGATCGACGTCAATGTCTTGATGCTGGTCGCGGCCGCGGGGGCGGCCTCGCTCGGCGCCTGGGCCGAAGGCGGCGTACTGCTCTTCCTTTTTTCCTCGAGCAACGCCATGGAGTTCTACACGCTGGGACGCACGCGGCGGGCCATCCGAGCCCTCGTCGCTCTCCGGCCGGCGGTCGCGCTGGTGCGCCGTGACGGCGAGACGGCCGTCGTGCCGGCCGACACGCTCCGCATCGGCGACGTCGTGCTGGTCCGCCCGGCGGAACGGCTCGCGGCCGACGGCGTCGTAACGCTCGGGGAGTCGAGCATCGACCAGGCGCCGATCACCGGGGAGTCCATGCCGGTCGACGTCGCGCGGGGATCCGTCGTGTTTGCCGGCACGATCAACCAGCGCGGCGGTCTCGAGGTTCGCGTGACCAAGAACCCGCAGGACACGACCCTGGCCCGGATCATCGCGCTCGTCGAAGAGGCGCAGGCGGCCCAGGTGCCGGCGCAGCGGTTGATCGACCGGTTCGGGCAGATCTACGCGGTGGTGATCATCGCAGGGTCGGCCGTCGCCTACGGCGTCATGGTGGCCGCGGGCATCGGCGGCGGCACCGCGCTCTATCGGGCGATCACGCTGCTGGTGGTCGCGTCTCCCTGCGCCATCGTCATCTCGACGCCGGCCGCGATCCTGTCGGCGATCGCCAACGCCGCGCGGCGCGGCATTTTGTTCAAGGGCGGCGCGTTTCTGGAGGCTCTCGCCCGCGTGGACACCGTCGTCTTCGACAAGACCGGTACGTTGACGGTCGGGCGTCCGGCGGTGACCAATGTTGTGGCGATCCAGGGGGACGAGCGCGGGGTCCTGGCGACAGCGGCCGGCCTGGAGCAGCGCTCCGAGCATGCGCTGGCCGATGCGGTCATCGGCGCCTGCAGCGACCGGGACATCGCGATCGCGCCCGCGGACTCTTTTGAAAGTGTGACCGGCCGGGGCGTGCGCGGCCGGCTCGCCGGCGCCGTCGTGCGCGTGGGCAGCGAGGCCTTCATGCGCGAGGAAGGGGTGGCGATCCCCGAACGCCTTCGCCCTACCGTGACGCGCCTTCAGATGGAGGGCAAGACACTGATCTACGTGGCGACCGGCCGCCTGGACGGCGTGATCGCCGTCGCCGATGTCCCGCGGCCGCAGGCCGCGGCGGCGCTGCGGTCACTTCGGGCGCTCGGCATCACGCGGCTGGTGATGCTCACCGGCGATAACGCGCAGGCGGCCGCGGCCGTGGCCGGACGTCTCGGCATCACGGACGTGCGCGCCGAGCTGCTGCCGGACCAAAAGGCCGAGGCGGTCCGCCTGCTCGAAACGGCGGGGCAGGTCGCCGTCGTGGGCGACGGGGTCAACGACGCGCCCGCGCTCGCCGCCGCACACGTCGGCATCGCCATGGGGGCCGCCGGCACCGACGCGGCCCTCGAGACCGCCGACGTCGTGTTGATGGGGGACGACCTCACGCGGCTGCCGTACGCCATCGGCCTCAGCCGGCGGACGCGCCGCGTGGTGGCGCAGAACCTGACGCTGGCGTCGCTTGTCATCGCGGGACTGATCGCGCTCACGCTGGGATTCGGTCTGCGGCTGGCCTTCGGGGTCGTGGGCCATGAAGGCAGCACCGTCGTGGTCGTCCTGAACGGCATCCGGCTGCTGGTCTACCGGCCGCGGCCGGCCTAGATCTCGATCCCGCCTCCCGCCTGCCGATTATTACGCGTTGTTAACATTTGCCTTAACGTCCTCCTAACCACGGCAGGCCGGCTCCGCTGCATCATGGAGGCGGTGATCGAACGCCGGCACAGCCGGGCCCGACCGGCGCGGCAATCACTCTCGAGGAGGAGGACGATCAATGAGACGACGCAGTCACACCATTCTCGCCGCGGGGGCTCTCACGATCGCGGCCGCCGCGACCGTGTGGCAAATCACGGCGGGGGCCGGATCGCTTCCCGCGACGCGCGCGGCGGCCGCGCCGGCCACGCCCATCCGCGTGTCGCAGGCCTCGCAGCAGTTCGTGATCGATCCCCAGGCGTCCGCGGCATCGTATCACGTGGGCGAGACGTTCTTCCGAAACAATCAGTTCAAAGTCGCCGTCGGCGTCACGCACGGGATCCAGGGCGCGGTCTACGTCGACGGCGCCCATCCCGACCAGAGCAAGATCGGCCCGATTACGGTCAACGTGAACCAGCTCACCTCGGACAGCGGGCATCGAGACAGAGAGATCCGGGGCCGCTGGCTGGAGTCGGACAAGTACCCGACCGCGGTGTTCACGGCGACCTCGATCGAGGGGCTGCCGAAGACGGCGGCCGCCGGACAGACCATCCACGTCCGCATCGCGGGCAACCTCACAGTGCACGATGTGGCGAAGCCCGCGGTCTTTACCGGGACGCTGCAGTACGCCGGCGACACCCTCACCGGCAACGTGGAGTCGACGGTGTCGATGACCGATTTTGGCTTCGATCCGCCCAGCATCATGATGCTGCAGACGGAGAACAAGGTCACGCTCGATTTCCAGTTCACCGCGCACCCGCTCGCGGGGTAGGCGCGGTACGCCATCGGCCCCGGCCGCCCCTCGCGGCCGCGGCGGCAAGGGAGTGAGCCGATGAACACACGTACTCGCAGACGCAACCGCGGGCTCAGGTGGGGCCTGACCGCGGTGTCGCTGGTGGCCACGCTCCTCGGGTGGAAGAGCTTTGCCGGCGCCGGGCCTCAGGCGGGCGCGCCGTCCGTCGAGGCGCCCTCCGCCGTGTCGTCCGCGCCCGCGCCGGATCCGGCCCAGTACGTCCGTATGGCCGTCGTCACCGGGCCGAACGGGCAGCTCTATCTCGTCCCGCTGGCGGCCGGTTCCGGGTCCGCCCCGGCGCCGATCGTGCGGACGCAGTCGTCGCGCTGACCGGAGGCCCGCCATGACGTGCGTCGCGACGTCACCGTCCGCGGAGCTCCGGCGCGCCGCGTTCCGGGCGATGGGAAGCGAGATGACGCTTCTTACCGCCGCCGGCCGCCCGGATGCGGCGGCCCGTTTGACCGCCGTGCATTCCATGATCGACGGGTTCGAGGAGCGTCTCAGCCGCTTCCGCGAGTCCAGCGAACTGTGCCGGCTCAACGCACAGCCGGGCCGGCCGGTGCCGGTCAGCGACGAGCTGTGGGACGTGCTGACCCACGCGATCGACGGAGCGCGGCGCACGAACGGCCTCTACGATCCGACGATCCTCGAGGCTCTCGAACGCGCGGGCTACGATCGGCCGTTTGACGCGGTTCGAGACCGCGGCGACCTGCCGGCGCCGGTCGCGCACCGCGCGGCGTGGCAGGACATCGGGCTGGATTCCGCCGCCCGCACGGTCACGCTGCCGCCGGGAGTGCGCCTCGACTTCGGGGGCATCGGCAAGGCCTGGGCCGCCGACCGGGCGGCCGCCGTGCTATCGTCCGTTGGGCCCTGCCTCGTCGACGCAGGTGGGGATATTTCGGTGCGGGGGGTGCCGGCCGGCTGGCGCGGGTGGCCGGTGGGCGTCACCGATCCCCGCAACCCCGCCGAGACCCTCACGGTAATCGCCGCGGCGGATTGCGGCGTGGCGACGTCCGGGATCGATGTCCGGCATTGGCGCCGCGGCGGCCAAATGTGCCATCATATCATTGATCCGCGAAGCGGAAAGCCGGCCGAGACGGATCTTTTGTCTGTCACAGTCGTCGCGTCGGATGCGAAGGAGGCCAATCTGTACGCCGTCGCAACGATGATCCTCGGTTCGGACGCCGGCATGCGGTATCTTGCCGCGCAGCGCGGGGTCGACGCCCTGGCCGTCCGGCAGGACGGCGGGCTGCGCTGCACCGAGGGATTTTGGGCCTACGTGTGGTCCGAGCCGCGCCCGGAAAGGCGCGCCGATGCATAACTGGCTGACCCTCATCGCGGCGTCGTTGAGCGGGCCCGAGCCGCGGGCTTACTGGTATCTCAGCCGCGCCGCCGGCCTGACGGCGTACGGCCTCTTGTGGCTCGCCATCGTCCTCGGCCTGTCGCTCTCCAACCGCCTGGCGCGGGTGTGGCCGGGCGGCCCCACCGCCGCCGACCTCCACCAATTCGCGAGCCTGCTCGCGCTGGTCTTCGCGACGGTCCACGGGCTCGCGCTTCTCGGGGATCAGTACATCGGCTATACGTTCGCGCAGATTCTCGTGCCGTTTGCCGGGACCGCGTATCGGCCGCTGTGGGTCGGGCTGGGGCAGGTCGGATTTTACCTGGCCGCGGTGGTCGCCTTCAGCGTGTACCTGCGGGACTCGATCGGCTACCGCGCCTGGCGCACGCTGCACTACCTGAGCTTCGCCGTGTACATCCTGGCCACGGTGCACGCGCTCGGCGCCGGTACGGACAGCGCGTCTCCCCAGGCGTTCTTCATCTATTGGGCCGGGGCGGTCGTCGTGGGTCTGCTGACCGTCCGGCGCGTCCTCGCCGGCGGGCCGCGGTCCGCCGGGGCGCATGGGTAACGGCGGTGGTACCCGGACAAAGGTGCTCGTCATCGAAGACGACGAGGGCATTGCGGAACCGCTGATCTTCGGCCTGCGCGATGAGGGCTTCGAGGTGCATCACGCGTCGGGCGGCCGCGCGGGCCTCCAGCTGGCGCGCGAGACGCACCCCGACGTGGTGCTGCTCGACGTGATGCTGCCGGACGTCGACGGGTTCACCGTGTGCCGGACGCTGCGCAAGGAATCCTCGGTGCCGATTTTGATGCTGACGGCGCGCGGTCAGGAACTGGAGAAGGTGATGGGGCTCGAAGTCGGGGCGGACGACTACGTGGTGAAGCCGTTCAGTTTTCGCGAGCTCGTGTCGCGCCTCCGCGCGATTCTGCGGCGCCGTGCGCTGGACCGCGGCGAGGCTCCGCCGGCGGACCGCCTCAGCGCCGGACCGATCGTCCTCGAGCGCACGGCCCGCCGCGTGTGGCGGAGCGGCCGCCCGGTCGAGCTGCGGCCGCGCGAGTTCGACCTCCTGCGGATCCTTGTCGAGCACGCCGGTCGGGCGTTGACGCGCGAGGAACTGCTGACGCAGGTGTGGGGCGCCGAATGGGTGGGCGACCCGCGAACGCTGGACGTCCATATCCACTGGCTGCGGGAGAAACTGGACGACCCGGCGGAGCCCACGCTGATCGAGACGGTGCGCGGTCACGGGTACCGGCTCGTGGACCGGCCTCCGCCCGCCCCCGATGGCCCGTAGCCTCCGCGCCCATCTGCTGGTGACGTTCCTGGCCGTCGCCATCCTCGGACTGGGCGGACTCACCGTGTGGACCGGCCAGCGGCTGCAGGCGATCCGTCTCGAGCAGGCCAAGCAGA
The DNA window shown above is from bacterium and carries:
- a CDS encoding cytochrome C nitrite reductase translates to MKRWGRLSALAICLAVACSLFVGLRGQAQGQAYRQIALIQMPGVPVPKGPYSFDISWVDSTTHRYYLGDRSTNGVDVIDTMTNRFLYRLAQGQFVGFTGKNDTSGPDGVLVIPELQQAWVGDGKSRVKVIGLRSGLVVATISTGTTANRADELAYDPADHLVVIANNADDPPFITFISTTDRRVVGKIAYADATDGIEQAVYEPKSGMFYLSVPETKAQPGGRIDRIDPKTMKIVASFPVDACHPGGLTVGPQQRLLIGCSDFYPNVPGRSIVIDSNDGHVVATITQVGASDEVWYNPGDNHYYLAARNWTANGMKGGPVTPVLGIVDAATNQWIQNVPTGNAAHSVAVDSSNNHIFVPVPNGIAVFGK
- the ssb gene encoding single-stranded DNA-binding protein — translated: MLNRIELIGRLTRDPELRYVANGHAMAQFTVAVNRDFKNAAGEREADFIRCVTWRKLAEQVGQYCGKGRLVAVEGRLQTRNYEQPDGSRRTLTEVIGDRVWFLDSRRAEGDGNGQQTEGDAQESQPELIGDPEEGALETVVDT
- a CDS encoding heavy metal translocating P-type ATPase encodes the protein MVTRSLAPGRPGSVRAPSQPTPPGEASPPGQLLPAAQPLLCLASLLAGWLVGGTASQWGGPLYVIAYLAGGTGSAVTAWTALRRGRIDVNVLMLVAAAGAASLGAWAEGGVLLFLFSSSNAMEFYTLGRTRRAIRALVALRPAVALVRRDGETAVVPADTLRIGDVVLVRPAERLAADGVVTLGESSIDQAPITGESMPVDVARGSVVFAGTINQRGGLEVRVTKNPQDTTLARIIALVEEAQAAQVPAQRLIDRFGQIYAVVIIAGSAVAYGVMVAAGIGGGTALYRAITLLVVASPCAIVISTPAAILSAIANAARRGILFKGGAFLEALARVDTVVFDKTGTLTVGRPAVTNVVAIQGDERGVLATAAGLEQRSEHALADAVIGACSDRDIAIAPADSFESVTGRGVRGRLAGAVVRVGSEAFMREEGVAIPERLRPTVTRLQMEGKTLIYVATGRLDGVIAVADVPRPQAAAALRSLRALGITRLVMLTGDNAQAAAAVAGRLGITDVRAELLPDQKAEAVRLLETAGQVAVVGDGVNDAPALAAAHVGIAMGAAGTDAALETADVVLMGDDLTRLPYAIGLSRRTRRVVAQNLTLASLVIAGLIALTLGFGLRLAFGVVGHEGSTVVVVLNGIRLLVYRPRPA
- a CDS encoding YceI family protein, giving the protein MRRRSHTILAAGALTIAAAATVWQITAGAGSLPATRAAAAPATPIRVSQASQQFVIDPQASAASYHVGETFFRNNQFKVAVGVTHGIQGAVYVDGAHPDQSKIGPITVNVNQLTSDSGHRDREIRGRWLESDKYPTAVFTATSIEGLPKTAAAGQTIHVRIAGNLTVHDVAKPAVFTGTLQYAGDTLTGNVESTVSMTDFGFDPPSIMMLQTENKVTLDFQFTAHPLAG
- a CDS encoding FAD:protein FMN transferase, giving the protein MTCVATSPSAELRRAAFRAMGSEMTLLTAAGRPDAAARLTAVHSMIDGFEERLSRFRESSELCRLNAQPGRPVPVSDELWDVLTHAIDGARRTNGLYDPTILEALERAGYDRPFDAVRDRGDLPAPVAHRAAWQDIGLDSAARTVTLPPGVRLDFGGIGKAWAADRAAAVLSSVGPCLVDAGGDISVRGVPAGWRGWPVGVTDPRNPAETLTVIAAADCGVATSGIDVRHWRRGGQMCHHIIDPRSGKPAETDLLSVTVVASDAKEANLYAVATMILGSDAGMRYLAAQRGVDALAVRQDGGLRCTEGFWAYVWSEPRPERRADA
- a CDS encoding ferric reductase-like transmembrane domain-containing protein, producing the protein MHNWLTLIAASLSGPEPRAYWYLSRAAGLTAYGLLWLAIVLGLSLSNRLARVWPGGPTAADLHQFASLLALVFATVHGLALLGDQYIGYTFAQILVPFAGTAYRPLWVGLGQVGFYLAAVVAFSVYLRDSIGYRAWRTLHYLSFAVYILATVHALGAGTDSASPQAFFIYWAGAVVVGLLTVRRVLAGGPRSAGAHG
- a CDS encoding response regulator transcription factor gives rise to the protein MGNGGGTRTKVLVIEDDEGIAEPLIFGLRDEGFEVHHASGGRAGLQLARETHPDVVLLDVMLPDVDGFTVCRTLRKESSVPILMLTARGQELEKVMGLEVGADDYVVKPFSFRELVSRLRAILRRRALDRGEAPPADRLSAGPIVLERTARRVWRSGRPVELRPREFDLLRILVEHAGRALTREELLTQVWGAEWVGDPRTLDVHIHWLREKLDDPAEPTLIETVRGHGYRLVDRPPPAPDGP